In Sphingomonas phyllosphaerae, one DNA window encodes the following:
- a CDS encoding TonB-dependent receptor codes for MRTFRIMLTSTLALVAPAAGVNAQIVDHAALNEAFGEPITTSVTGKPQRASEAPASVTIITSDEIARSPARNVPDLLKAQVGVDVNRWTAGQSDIAIRGGVQTYNARLLVLVDGRQVYLDHYGMTNWNLLGVQLDNIQQIELVRGPASALFGFNAASGVVNIVTKRSGTDTRFAARAEGGTHGYGRLSVTTALPLAPDIGLSLSAGHQEEDERRIPARLYQPPFTRGVGADQLSGTLFVQAAARTSIELNGGLGGNRQLEFLPSQILTEQRFRNQTLGALVNHDTSWGSLSARSYTNWLQADYGITTPVTDPYSAVADLRAKNRISVSAGSALVRLGAIGSARVGVEYRDNQLSSERLYSKRIGYRVAALSGMLDLHPTDRVALTGAARVDRLWLEQGGAILTPQIDPVAAYDRTITPVSFNVAGSVQIAEAGRLRVNGGRGLQLPSLIDLGLHVAIPAPDVPIPVYLVGDPRLSPVKVDSLEAGYSQGFASGLRMDVTLFYTRVDRLIASPGGAVDVTVAFTPEPVAVARFANVGAYTSHGIELAASGRIQSRIGWSANYSLARIDENIPANRNAAYYALFPEAATPRHRANVTADYADDIWSAAVATHLATSSRQSSFLPDTNLISIQVPTSVSVDAKLTRAVGTRAKIYVAGENLTAAQGVYSSPIPADRRIRVGVSARL; via the coding sequence GTGCGCACGTTCCGTATTATGCTGACCTCCACGCTGGCGTTGGTCGCGCCTGCCGCCGGGGTCAATGCGCAGATTGTAGACCATGCTGCCTTGAACGAGGCTTTCGGCGAGCCCATCACCACCAGCGTGACGGGCAAGCCGCAGCGCGCTTCGGAAGCGCCTGCCTCGGTCACCATCATCACCAGCGACGAGATCGCGCGATCGCCGGCGAGGAACGTCCCCGATCTGCTGAAGGCGCAGGTGGGAGTCGACGTGAACCGCTGGACCGCCGGTCAAAGTGACATAGCGATCCGCGGTGGTGTGCAGACCTATAATGCGCGGCTGCTGGTGCTCGTTGATGGCAGGCAGGTGTATCTCGATCATTACGGCATGACGAACTGGAACCTGCTGGGTGTTCAGCTCGACAATATCCAGCAGATCGAACTGGTGCGTGGGCCGGCAAGCGCTTTGTTCGGGTTCAACGCAGCGAGCGGTGTCGTCAATATCGTCACGAAACGTTCGGGCACCGACACACGCTTTGCCGCGCGCGCTGAGGGCGGAACGCACGGCTACGGGCGGCTGAGCGTGACGACCGCACTGCCCCTGGCCCCCGACATCGGCTTAAGCTTGTCGGCTGGGCATCAGGAGGAAGACGAACGCCGCATTCCGGCTCGCCTCTACCAGCCGCCCTTTACCCGCGGCGTCGGGGCAGACCAGCTCAGCGGGACGTTGTTCGTTCAGGCCGCAGCGCGGACGTCCATCGAGCTGAACGGTGGCCTTGGCGGTAACCGTCAGCTCGAGTTTCTTCCCAGTCAGATCCTCACCGAGCAGCGGTTCCGCAACCAGACGTTGGGCGCGCTCGTCAATCATGACACGTCGTGGGGCAGCCTGAGCGCGCGCAGCTACACGAACTGGCTGCAGGCCGATTACGGCATAACCACTCCGGTCACCGATCCGTACAGCGCCGTTGCGGACCTGCGTGCGAAGAACCGCATCTCCGTCAGCGCGGGCTCCGCTCTGGTGCGGCTGGGCGCGATCGGCAGTGCCCGGGTCGGCGTGGAATATCGCGACAATCAGCTATCGTCCGAGCGACTGTATTCAAAACGGATTGGCTACAGGGTCGCAGCGCTCAGCGGAATGCTCGATCTGCATCCGACCGACCGCGTCGCGCTGACCGGCGCGGCGCGGGTCGACAGACTATGGCTGGAGCAGGGCGGGGCGATCCTTACCCCGCAGATCGACCCGGTCGCGGCCTATGACCGCACCATAACGCCGGTCAGCTTCAACGTCGCGGGTTCGGTGCAGATCGCCGAAGCCGGTCGCTTGCGCGTCAATGGCGGGCGCGGATTGCAGCTCCCGTCGCTGATCGACCTTGGTCTTCACGTCGCTATCCCTGCGCCTGACGTCCCTATCCCTGTCTACCTCGTCGGCGATCCTCGCCTGTCGCCCGTCAAGGTCGACAGTCTGGAAGCGGGCTACTCGCAGGGCTTCGCCTCGGGGCTGCGCATGGATGTCACCTTGTTCTACACACGGGTGGATCGATTGATCGCTTCGCCCGGAGGCGCGGTCGATGTGACAGTGGCGTTCACGCCCGAACCCGTGGCCGTCGCCCGTTTCGCGAACGTCGGCGCCTACACCAGCCACGGTATCGAGCTGGCAGCGAGCGGTCGCATTCAGTCCAGGATTGGCTGGTCGGCCAACTACAGCCTTGCCCGGATTGACGAGAACATCCCCGCAAACCGCAATGCGGCTTATTACGCGCTTTTCCCCGAAGCGGCGACGCCGCGTCACCGCGCGAACGTGACCGCGGATTACGCGGATGACATATGGTCGGCCGCCGTGGCGACACATCTGGCGACGTCCAGCCGACAAAGTAGCTTCCTGCCGGATACCAACCTCATCTCGATCCAGGTGCCAACATCAGTCAGCGTCGATGCGAAGCTGACACGGGCGGTCGGGACGCGGGCGAAGATCTATGTGGCCGGTGAGAACCTGACCGCGGCGCAAGGCGTCTATTCCTCGCCGATTCCCGCCGACCGCCGCATTCGCGTCGGCGTCAGTGCCCGGCTCTGA
- a CDS encoding YfiR/HmsC family protein — translation MGTSVKPRLLISAACVLSLLAPAASATLNVPVAARVLSFVQPAPSGIIPVAIVYQAGNADSESEASGMERALARSAVSGQALIRTRRVMVSNLAQLSGSRAAFVTSGLHNYQSDLAETASAQAILTITSDTGCVVAGRCVVGISEGAKTQIVVSKEAARRSRIRFGSAFLMLVKEI, via the coding sequence ATGGGAACGTCCGTGAAGCCACGTTTACTGATCTCCGCCGCTTGCGTGCTGTCACTGCTCGCGCCGGCCGCGTCGGCGACGCTCAACGTGCCGGTTGCGGCGCGCGTCCTGTCGTTCGTACAGCCAGCGCCTTCGGGGATCATCCCGGTCGCCATCGTCTATCAGGCGGGAAATGCCGATTCAGAATCCGAGGCGTCAGGGATGGAGCGCGCGCTGGCGCGCAGTGCGGTCAGCGGTCAGGCGTTGATCCGCACGCGGCGGGTGATGGTGTCGAACTTAGCGCAGCTGTCGGGATCGCGCGCCGCCTTCGTCACCTCCGGATTGCACAATTACCAGAGCGATCTTGCCGAGACCGCCAGCGCTCAGGCGATATTGACGATCACTTCGGACACTGGCTGCGTGGTGGCGGGTCGCTGCGTGGTGGGCATTTCGGAAGGCGCCAAGACACAGATCGTCGTGAGCAAGGAGGCCGCGCGGCGCAGCAGGATCCGCTTTGGCTCGGCGTTCCTCATGCTCGTCAAGGAAATCTGA
- a CDS encoding YfiR/HmsC family protein codes for MRASFIIIASIWIVSLAAPTAAELNVPVATRVISFLQLPPSGPIQAAIIFAPGNDDSVAEAAAIERAISASKGRLRTRRITANALAGLPGAQVAFVTVGLRAEQDEIAQAATRAHTVTITSDQSCVTSGRCVVAIATSPRVQITVNRAAARAVDAKFGSAFLMLVKEI; via the coding sequence GTGCGCGCCTCTTTCATCATCATCGCCAGTATCTGGATTGTGAGTCTTGCTGCTCCGACGGCGGCGGAGCTCAACGTGCCCGTCGCGACCCGGGTCATCTCGTTCCTCCAGCTGCCACCCTCGGGACCGATCCAGGCTGCGATCATCTTCGCGCCCGGCAACGACGATTCGGTCGCAGAAGCGGCCGCGATCGAGCGGGCGATTAGCGCCAGCAAGGGACGGCTCCGTACCAGGCGCATCACGGCGAACGCACTCGCCGGACTGCCCGGCGCGCAGGTCGCCTTCGTGACCGTCGGCTTGCGCGCGGAGCAGGATGAGATCGCGCAGGCGGCGACGCGCGCGCATACGGTGACGATTACCTCCGACCAGTCCTGCGTGACCTCTGGCCGGTGCGTCGTCGCAATCGCGACGAGCCCGCGGGTGCAGATCACCGTCAATCGCGCCGCCGCGCGCGCCGTCGATGCCAAGTTCGGATCGGCATTCCTGATGCTGGTCAAGGAGATTTGA
- a CDS encoding TonB-dependent receptor, with protein MMRLLRMVLGLAVFTPAALPAAAQTVDYSALAGAMGEPVTTSVTGRPQRASEVPASTVIITAEQIARSPAHDVPGLLKGYAGIDVNRWTAGQSDIAVRGGVQSYNARLLVLVDGRQVYLDHYGMTDWNLLGVPIEDIQQIELVRGPASALFGFNAASGVVNIITKKPHETLAVTAVAAIGDHDRSRLAGSLMVPIAAGAGVKLSGQHMREDERRVPDTLLPPGRIRDVAASHVASELYARVGPLTAAIGGGYATNEQMEYLPSQILSNQNYRSGNLHATVSRDTGWGGLTFNGFVNWLDATYGVDAVKDQPKATLDIGNRIVSLKAAGLYRFGENNVFRLGSEYRNNRITGEAQFADKVSYDVASIDGMLDMHFGDRVALTTAARLDRLWLKVSGAVAEPAFNDPHDFDRAFSRVSLNAALLVQVGTSGRLRVNGGRGYQLPSLTTFGVRIPLVTATPLPFPVFVAGAPALDPVGTWSGEIGYEHALGSARLEMTGFYTHTDKAIASPGDGLQDLLEFHFVPAPVAVARFQVAGDYDTYGVELSASGTRGAVMWRSNYTWTHTDEQVGSLVAPIALAFSPRFTTPQHKANFELGYDAGARWYTSMLARYTSPTRQFAFTTGQQLALFRVRDALGIDARLGYRFSPHVAAYVAAENLTLAGGVAGSPIPADRRIRAGLRLSI; from the coding sequence ATGATGCGCCTGTTGCGCATGGTGCTGGGCTTGGCCGTGTTCACTCCGGCCGCTCTTCCCGCAGCTGCCCAGACCGTCGATTATTCGGCCCTCGCGGGAGCGATGGGCGAGCCGGTGACCACCAGCGTCACCGGCCGACCGCAACGTGCCTCTGAAGTGCCGGCCTCCACGGTCATCATCACCGCGGAGCAGATCGCTCGCTCGCCGGCGCATGACGTGCCAGGGTTGCTCAAGGGATATGCCGGCATCGATGTAAACCGCTGGACCGCGGGGCAAAGCGACATCGCGGTTCGCGGCGGCGTGCAGAGCTACAATGCGCGATTGCTGGTGCTGGTCGACGGGCGCCAAGTGTATCTCGACCATTACGGCATGACGGACTGGAACCTGCTTGGCGTACCGATCGAGGATATCCAGCAGATCGAGCTGGTGCGCGGGCCCGCCAGCGCGCTCTTCGGGTTCAACGCCGCGAGCGGCGTGGTCAACATAATCACCAAGAAGCCGCACGAGACGCTGGCTGTGACGGCGGTGGCCGCGATCGGCGATCACGACCGGTCGCGACTGGCCGGATCGCTGATGGTACCGATCGCGGCCGGCGCCGGCGTCAAGCTGTCCGGACAGCACATGCGCGAGGACGAGCGGCGCGTTCCCGACACGCTGCTGCCCCCCGGGCGCATCCGGGACGTGGCCGCTTCGCACGTGGCCAGCGAATTGTACGCGCGGGTCGGCCCGCTGACGGCAGCGATCGGCGGCGGTTACGCCACAAACGAGCAGATGGAGTATCTGCCCAGCCAGATTCTCTCCAACCAGAACTATCGCAGCGGCAACCTGCATGCGACCGTGTCGCGCGATACCGGCTGGGGCGGCCTGACCTTCAACGGCTTCGTCAACTGGCTCGATGCCACTTACGGGGTCGACGCGGTCAAGGACCAGCCGAAAGCCACGCTCGATATCGGCAACCGCATCGTTTCGCTCAAGGCGGCCGGACTTTATCGCTTTGGCGAGAACAACGTCTTCCGGCTGGGAAGCGAATATCGCAACAACCGGATCACCGGCGAGGCGCAGTTCGCCGACAAGGTCAGTTATGACGTGGCGTCGATCGACGGAATGCTTGACATGCATTTCGGTGACCGTGTCGCGCTCACCACCGCAGCGCGACTCGACCGGCTGTGGCTGAAGGTGAGCGGCGCGGTGGCGGAGCCGGCCTTCAACGATCCGCACGACTTCGACCGTGCGTTCAGCCGCGTCAGCCTCAACGCAGCGCTGCTGGTGCAGGTGGGCACGAGCGGGCGGCTGCGCGTCAATGGCGGGCGCGGATACCAACTACCGTCGCTGACCACGTTCGGGGTTCGTATCCCGCTGGTGACCGCCACCCCCCTGCCGTTCCCGGTCTTCGTGGCGGGCGCGCCCGCGCTCGACCCGGTCGGCACATGGAGCGGCGAGATCGGCTACGAGCATGCGCTGGGCAGTGCGCGCCTGGAGATGACCGGCTTTTACACGCATACCGACAAGGCGATCGCATCGCCGGGCGACGGATTGCAGGACCTCCTCGAGTTTCACTTCGTGCCGGCTCCGGTGGCGGTCGCCCGCTTCCAGGTGGCCGGTGACTACGACACCTATGGCGTCGAGCTATCCGCCTCCGGCACGCGCGGCGCCGTAATGTGGCGCAGCAACTATACGTGGACCCACACCGACGAACAGGTCGGCAGCCTGGTGGCACCGATCGCGCTAGCCTTCTCACCGCGATTTACGACACCGCAGCACAAAGCCAATTTCGAGCTTGGCTATGATGCCGGCGCGCGCTGGTACACGAGCATGCTGGCCCGCTACACCTCCCCGACCCGCCAGTTCGCCTTCACGACCGGGCAGCAGCTCGCGCTGTTCCGCGTCCGCGATGCGCTGGGGATTGATGCGCGGCTGGGCTACCGCTTCTCTCCGCACGTTGCCGCCTATGTGGCAGCCGAAAACCTCACGCTCGCAGGCGGGGTCGCCGGCTCGCCGATCCCGGCAGATCGCCGCATTCGCGCCGGCCTGCGGCTGAGCATCTGA
- a CDS encoding methyl-accepting chemotaxis protein, translating into MISTLADWIERRIRLADRSLATKVAATPLLMLGLFVAVAALSAAALLVADRSVSGIVHGDMHDVGQLNAIERRFGANDSSVYRLLVAKAANPTFDVSRDTAEIQDGLLQVRADLLSYRAGHPTDRDTIARAVAVLDRYRETVGVITSMLELDFGSTAAMIAPFRAHAALVERRIRQVSAAGVAHADASAAEAVFTTRITILLILIMSAVAILLGLSFAYVISRSTVQSITEIAGATRAVMNGEDHLDLSSYHRRDEFGLMVTALQTFQTQRETGRQLERQAAALRDEAQEREQRNAAAIRHTEEQAEQQRRAIMAQLASSFEDRVAGAIREAQRAMVHLDHHAESLLSSAGAEQQLAQDLDVIAHQLTKEMREANEATQRMACAFTSIDTEVAGTSRAARSINEHAVNAQSAVARTQAQAESIEQIVDVIEAIAQQTNLLALNATIEAARAGPAGTGFAVVATEIKSLSSRTSMSTNDARAKIDAVQEQIVAVVDGTDSLNSLIADLDTVAQNVVGMTRGQTSSVRHLDALLESVRERSRRLAEASKQISSAAEENVASVHRFRENSQLLGSALSLLAKDAQSFTRELRGG; encoded by the coding sequence ATGATCTCAACGCTGGCAGACTGGATCGAACGCCGCATCCGGCTCGCTGATCGCTCGCTGGCCACCAAGGTGGCGGCGACGCCGCTGCTGATGCTGGGACTGTTCGTCGCGGTTGCGGCGCTTAGTGCAGCCGCGTTGCTGGTCGCTGATCGCAGCGTCAGCGGGATCGTCCACGGCGACATGCACGACGTCGGGCAGCTGAATGCGATTGAGCGCCGCTTCGGCGCGAACGACTCAAGCGTCTACCGTCTGCTCGTCGCGAAGGCCGCCAATCCAACCTTCGACGTTTCCCGCGATACCGCGGAGATTCAGGACGGCCTGTTGCAGGTGCGCGCCGATCTGCTCAGCTATCGCGCCGGGCACCCGACCGATCGCGACACGATCGCGCGCGCCGTTGCCGTGCTGGATCGCTACCGCGAAACCGTAGGGGTCATCACGTCGATGCTTGAGCTCGATTTCGGGAGCACCGCCGCCATGATCGCACCCTTTCGCGCCCATGCTGCGCTGGTCGAGCGACGGATCAGGCAGGTGTCCGCGGCAGGGGTTGCCCACGCCGACGCCAGCGCCGCCGAAGCGGTGTTCACCACGCGCATCACGATTTTGCTGATCCTGATCATGTCGGCTGTGGCGATCCTGCTCGGACTGAGCTTCGCCTATGTCATAAGCCGGTCGACGGTGCAGTCGATCACCGAGATTGCGGGTGCGACCCGAGCGGTCATGAACGGTGAGGACCATCTGGACCTGTCATCTTATCATCGACGCGACGAGTTCGGCCTGATGGTCACGGCGTTGCAGACTTTCCAGACGCAGCGCGAAACGGGTCGACAGCTCGAGCGACAAGCGGCGGCGTTGCGCGACGAGGCACAGGAGCGTGAGCAGCGCAACGCGGCGGCGATCCGCCACACCGAGGAACAGGCGGAGCAGCAACGCCGCGCGATCATGGCGCAGCTCGCCAGTTCCTTCGAGGACCGGGTGGCAGGCGCGATCCGCGAGGCGCAGCGCGCGATGGTGCATCTCGATCATCATGCCGAGAGCCTGTTGTCGTCGGCCGGCGCGGAGCAACAGCTCGCGCAGGATCTTGACGTGATCGCGCATCAGCTAACCAAGGAGATGCGAGAGGCGAACGAAGCGACGCAGCGGATGGCGTGCGCGTTCACCAGCATCGATACAGAAGTGGCGGGAACAAGCCGGGCAGCCCGCTCGATCAACGAACATGCGGTAAATGCGCAGAGCGCGGTCGCGCGGACCCAGGCGCAGGCGGAATCGATCGAGCAGATCGTCGACGTGATTGAGGCGATCGCACAGCAGACGAACCTGCTCGCGCTGAACGCCACGATCGAGGCTGCACGCGCGGGGCCAGCCGGCACGGGCTTCGCGGTGGTCGCGACCGAGATCAAGTCGCTTTCCAGCCGTACGAGCATGTCCACCAATGACGCACGTGCCAAGATCGACGCGGTTCAGGAACAAATCGTGGCGGTGGTTGATGGCACCGACAGCCTCAATAGCCTGATCGCGGACCTCGATACGGTCGCGCAGAACGTCGTCGGGATGACGCGCGGTCAAACCTCCTCGGTCCGTCACCTGGACGCATTGCTGGAAAGCGTGCGCGAGCGCAGCCGCCGTCTGGCAGAGGCGAGCAAGCAGATCTCGTCCGCGGCGGAGGAAAACGTCGCCTCCGTCCATCGCTTCCGGGAGAACAGCCAGTTGCTCGGTAGCGCGCTGAGCCTGCTTGCCAAGGATGCACAATCGTTCACGCGAGAATTACGAGGTGGTTGA